In Lactuca sativa cultivar Salinas chromosome 5, Lsat_Salinas_v11, whole genome shotgun sequence, the DNA window ATTTGTATTACTTTGAGCAATATCTTCCTGATTTGATGGATTAATTTCTTCAGGGATGACATCCTGATCTTCACATATAGGTTATGAACTGATTAATTGATCAACATTTAGGACAACAGGCTCAACATCACTTGGCAAGAACTCAGGTACAAGGTCTAAAGGACTATAAGCAAGTTCATTCAAAATTGATGAGGGGTGATCAATTCGATCATTAAATGAATGAGTCTGTTGGATAATCTTGACATGGATGGGCTGATTTGAAAAATGGGTTGGGTAAAAAAAGATTAgtcttttatttgttttatttagtatTTGAATAAAGGAAATTTGACCAGGTTCAAGGCAAGAAAACGTGGTACACTTGGTCTTATAGTGTCCTATTCTAGTGGCTAGGTTTTAGTTTGGTTTTTTATGTTTCCGTTGTGTATTTGTAGGCTATTTATAGCCCCTTTTTACTTCTAAATTGAAGTGTGCAGCTTTTTGAATAGAAATCAGTTTCCTATTTCCTCTTCTTCTTATTTTCGAGTGCAGCAACAACAAAGAATACTTCCTTGTTTTCCTTTTATTTGTTCAGGGGCTGTAGGGGCTGCTCCAAcatttggtattagagccctagGCTCAACATGTGGGATCTTTGAAGAGGTTCTATGTGAACCTGAGGTTCTATGTGAACCTGTTGCTGTTGCAGTTCTGTGTGAGCCAAAAGCTCTGTGTGAGCCGAGTTCCAAAGCAAAAAAATCTGTGTGATTGGTTTTTTCTTTTTGATCTGTGTGAAGAGAAAGTTGTGTGCTGAATTCAAGGTCTGGGTAAAGAAGACAGGAACCTGTATGGTGAAGCTTTCTGTGTGAAGAAGCTAGTCAAAGTGAGGAAGAAGATCAGAAAACAAAGTTTTGGTGCACCTGCAAGTGTGTATTGGTGgtttgcaatatatatatatatatatatatatatatatatatatatatatatatatatatatatatatatatatatatatcagaaatAACTCAAGTGTTGGTTGGTTCCGTGCAAGAAGAAAGAGAGCGATATGTGTGTGTGATCTGAATTGGTTGGTTCTGTACAAGAAGAAATGTCAAGTTAGGGAAGATGCCAGCAACAAACCTGGGAGGATCAAGTCAGGTTGTACCCGTCACCACTCAAAGTATCCCGCTGCAATGCCCCAAGTTAACAACTACAAATTATACAAGTTGGTCAATTATGGTGGAGTCGATTTTACAAGCATACGACTTGTGGGAAGCAGTTAATCCGGAAAATGGAAAAGCGATTGAGGCAAAGAAAAATTTGATGGCAAGAGCATTTGTGTTTCAAACTCTACCTGACGATATATTGCTTCAAGTGGCTAAGCATAAGGATGCAAAAGATGTGTGGGAAGCGCTTCGTGTGCGGTATTTGGGAGCCAAAAGAGTTCAAAAGGCGAGACTGCAAACACTTAGAACCGAGCTAGAGATGTTGAAGATGAAAGAGGGTGACACGATTGATGAGTTTTCGGGGAAACTTAGTGAAATTGCATCCAAATTCAAGAGTCTTGGGTCTAGCTTGGAGGATGAGATAGTGGTAAGAAAACTACTAAATTCAGTTCCTAAGAAGTTTTTGCAGATTGTTGCATCGATTGAGCAATACTCCGAGATAGAGGACATGTCACTTGAGGAAGTTGTGGGAAGGTTGAAGGCATATGAAGAGAGAATCAAGGTTATTGATGAAGATGAGAGTGATCAAAATCAAAACAAACTTTTACTGTCAAAAGAGGAATGGGAAGAGAGAACCAAACATGGTAACTTCAATCAAGATCAATCTGGACAAGGAAGAGGTCGAGGTCAAGGAAGAGGTCGTGGTAGAGGTCGAGATGGTCGGTTCCAAAGTTATGAAGATCAAAGGGAGCAAGGTATGTATCGAGACAAGAGACATAttaaatgctataatattcaagAATATGGACATTATGCAGCTGAGTGTCCtaagaaagaaataaaagaagAATAAGCTAATATGATTCAAGATGATGATGAGCCAGCACTGCTTTGAGGAATCAGATTACTGTCAAGATTAAGGGGGTGAGTGTTGGATAATCTTGACATGGATGGGCTGATTTGAAAAATGGGTTGGGTAAAAAAAGATTAgtcttttatttgttttatttagtatTTGAATAAAGGAAATTTGACTAGGTTCAAGTCAAGAAAACGTGGTATACTTGGTCTTATAGTGTCCTATTCTAGTGGCTAGGTTTTAGTTTGGTTTTCTATGTTTCCGTTGTGTATTTGTAGGCTATTTATAACCCATTTTTACTTTTGGATTGAAGTGTGCAGCTTTTTGAATAGAAATCAGTTTCCTATTTCCTCTTCTTCTTATTTTTGTGTGCAGCAACAACAAAGAATACTTCCTTGTTTTCCTTTTATTTGTTCAGGGGCTGTAGGGGCTGCTCCAACAGAGtcttcatcaaaggtgacatgagCTATTTCCACAATGATTttccttggaatattgaataccTTGAAAGCCTTAGATACGCTAGAGTAAcctagaaatatcccttcatcaacTTTAGCTTCAAACTTCGAATGTTGATCTCTTTGATTCAAGATGTAAAAAACACATCCAAACACATGAAAATAGGAGATGTCCGGTTTCCTTCCTTTCAGTAGCTCATAAACAATTTTCTCATGGCGCTTAACAATGATGGATCAATTTTGGGTATAACATGTCGTATTGATAGCTTTAGCCCAAAAGGACAAAGGAATACCAGCTTCAACGACCATAGTTCTTCCAGCTTCAATGAGAGTTCTATTTCTTCTTTCTGAGATACCATTTTGTTGGGGAGTTCTAACAACAGAGAAGTTTGATAAATTCCTGAGTTTGAATAAAAGTCTTCCAGATAGGAGTTTCTGAATTCACTCGCATGATCACTACATAACTTCCTTACTTTGTGATCATAAAGAACTTCTTGTTGCTTTGAGAGAAATGATTTCATTAGCGACATGGCTCTTCTTTCTTAAAAAAGACAACCTATGTTAAACCTTGAAAATTCATCCACAATGATGAAAGTGTATTTCTTCCCAACTCTTGACTTAACAGGAACTAGGCCAAAAAGATCCATGtaaagaagatgaagaggttTGATAATGGAAGACCAGGACTTTGGTTTAAAGGAAGACTTGGTTTTCTTTCCATTTTCACATGTTGAGCATAGCTTGTCCTTGACATATTGTATCTTGGGAATTCCTCTTACAATTTGATTCCCTGAGACCTTTAATATGTTCTTAAAATTCAAATGTGATAACCTCTTGTGCCACAACCAATTTAGATGAGACTAAGCATGAGAGAAGAAGCATCAACGTAGAGAGTTGTCAGCAGAAAACATATTCAGAACAAAGATTTCATTCTGTCGATTTACAGAGGAACAGTTACATTCCTTTAATCAacaacctttctttctctcttgtTAAAGAGAACTTCATATCCATCCTCATACAGTTATTGATTGAAAAGagattatgttgaagaccttccacGTAAGAGACATTCTTGAAAACAACAGAGTTACACTTGTTGGATCCATATCCCTTTGTAACTCCCTTTTTCATTATCTCTATACGTAACATTCAAACCATCCTTCTTTATGAAGTCTTCCAGAAGCGAATTGAATTCGGTCATATGTCTTGAGAAGCCGCTATCTAAATACCAAATATGCTCTTTACCCGAAAACTAAAATATACAATAAGCCCTGACACAAAAGAAACAAAAACTATACATGTAATATACACTGACCCAACTGCAATGGGTTACTCAAGAAAAGATATTATAACAATCATTAGAGAGGCAGTTTAATGAGTTCCCTTTTTGATCCACTTATGATTGTGATTCATAGTGTTGTCAGTGTCGATGGAATTATTTTCAAAGGTGCACTTGCTAACTTTGTGAGAAGCATCACCACATCGATAAAAAACTTTGATTCCTAGATTTTTTTTCCTTTAGcattagattttgatttcttTTCAACTGAAGAATCTAAAGAACTTTGATTATTTGATTTAAGATTTCTTGTTTTAGATATAGAACATGGAATGTAATCGATGATATGCTCAGATACTACCTTTTCATAAGGTTTATGATGCATTGAAGAGTCATTTGAGCTAGACGACTATGATTGTTTTTTAGGTTCGGAATTGCTAACTGAGCACTGAGGAAACATGCTAAGAATTTTGTTTAGGGAATGAAATTCAGCATTACATATAGGAAAATTTGGCAACATCTTAGTAGAAGGAAGAACATACTCACGATGAGGAGGTTGATGAGAAGGATCAAGATCAGCTAATCGAGTAACACATTTGGTGATACCATTAGAATCAGTGGAGCAGTGAGTATCAATTACTATTTGATTTATAGTATAGGAGCTCACAAATCTATTCTTAAAATCTTCTTTTAAACAATCAGTTTTATAGAAGGTTTGTTTAGTCTCAACAACTTTGGTTAAGGATGCAACACCTTTTATGTCACCTCTAAGAATTTTCTCACACTGATCTGAATCTGAGCATTTATAATTCTTGTGACATTAAAGTGAGAGGAGGCCtagtttttcaaaatgatttgaATGCATTTAGCATGatcaacaaaattttcatttttcagtgTGAAGAAAATTATTAGTCAATGAGATGcatgtattttctttttttaatgcAGATTGATATTTTTCAACACAAATAagtttttattttagtttctCTAACTCAAAGCTAAGAGAAGATTTTTCTTTATTTGAGACCAATAAATTGAAACGTAAGTGAACAATCATGTCATCCTTTTTATGTTTTCTATAGGAGAGTAGTTAACATGATTTTTTAACTGATACGTTGATGTAGAGTTCCATTCTGTCTTAGAGTCTGTAGCAACTTGAGAAGGATCAACGTCAATAGTCCCAGCGTTGTCGATTGAAGTGTTAGCATGAAATTCAACAATCTGAGTTGTGAGACACTTACGTTCATCATATGAGGAGTTTTCTTTTTCAAAAGCAGATGATAGTGTAACCATCATCTCTTGAGCGGTTAAACAGTTCTGAACCAAATGATAGACAAAATAAGGGAGTGAGTTTCCAATAGCAGTTCTCGCCTTTACATTAAGATTCAACATTCTTTTCTCTTCCTTGTTATATCTAGGCATATATTTCCCTTTCAGCTTACTTCTCGATGCATTATCATTGGATGATTTATGCATAGCGACGATAGGACCTTTGTTGATGATATCAATCATATCAAATTCAATAAATTAAAGAGCATCCATGGCCTTTGATTTCCAAGCAGAGAAGTTATGCTTATCAAAGGGAGGAATCTTGTTGCATACAAAGccatggtttgagagaattggatgaacacttttgtgaatccagtctcaaagtAAGGATctataaaaattttcaaaatggttttcaaaagtgttttcaaaagtaaccagaGAAGGATGAGATgagtacgatcagccagagcaagaaagtataccccaagaTATCCACAACATTATTTGCTATGATGATAACgatagaactacatgctagtggtaggctagggatcttcacaaattgcatgatagaattgtctgatgtatgatgcctgatagcctaggagaaCTTCTTGTATGTTAGATGTAATTgaaatcattactgtagttgcttagcgTGTTCATCATAGTTGTAACTAACTAAATTTCTATAGCCCGAGAATGTtcggtttagccttatttcttgttccttgtttggttttgggatTAGGGTATAATCAAGTATTCGACTATCTATGGAATCTAgttttatgtatgattagcatgcacgagCGGCTGCAGGGTTAGTGGAAATTTCATGAGTGAGTGCAGTTTATAGCATTCCAGCATGATGAATGGTTAGCCGCTCTTGAGAGAGTAGATACAAGATGTATGCGTACCCTTGATTCTTAGGCCTAGTGGTTCGGAATTTACATGTAAGGATCTGTCTGATTTTATGGTGTCTTAATGCCAGTTAGGTTCTTTGCCTAAATGTtgattgctttgtgctttgtgcaACTCGtattgatgtgagttaactattaaatggatatgttaagttacatgctgCAAAGgctaaataattttaaaattattgATTCGGCCCTATTGTGCAGCCTTCGTTTGATTCTAACCGCCATAGGGTTGGGTTTTTTAGTCAAAAGACTATTTAAGTTTTcttacatgtgattgtattcatgaagtggttaaATAACATTAATAGGGGTTTTTCAGCAGTCGATGGCAGGGTGAAGTGGGGATCCTAGGAGAGCATAGGAAGTGCTTTAGTGTGGGAGCTATGTTGTTTAACGTATTTTGGTAGTATCATTAAGATGatgtgacttagaggatttaggatgcttcttgaggaaagtatggatatgcgTGGAAGGTAGTAGTGGGTCCATACTACTAGAAACATAGGATCCCTACTCAAATCAAAGGAATTCATGAGGATTCTAAGGAGCTAGTTGGGGGTAAATCGAATGGTTTGATAACCATGGTTTGTTGTAGTGGTTTCGTATTTTTCGATCTTTTGGCTATGGTTTTTCAGACTGAGAATGGTTCTGGTGAttgttgggccttagtggccattTCAGGTTGGGTTTTAAAGGTGCATACCTAGGTGAGTTAGTTGATTTTGAGG includes these proteins:
- the LOC111912493 gene encoding uncharacterized protein LOC111912493 → MPATNLGGSSQVVPVTTQSIPLQCPKLTTTNYTSWSIMVESILQAYDLWEAVNPENGKAIEAKKNLMARAFVFQTLPDDILLQVAKHKDAKDVWEALRVRYLGAKRVQKARLQTLRTELEMLKMKEGDTIDEFSGKLSEIASKFKSLGSSLEDEIVVRKLLNSVPKKFLQIVASIEQYSEIEDMSLEEVVGRLKAYEERIKVIDEDESDQNQNKLLLSKEEWEERTKHGNFNQDQSGQGRGRGQGRGRGRGRDGRFQSYEDQREQGMYRDKRHIKCYNIQEYGHYAAECPKKEIKEE